The Paenibacillus mucilaginosus 3016 genome includes the window GCCGGTACAGCAGACCGAGCAGTGCGAACAGGACGAAGACACCGCCGAGCCAGTAAAACATACTGTGAATGGAAAAGTACTCCATGCTGAAGCCGCCGATGTTCGGACCGAGAATGCTGCCGGCGCTGAACAGCACGGACGCGATCACATTGGTCCGCGGCAGCACCGCCCGGGGCACCACATCCGCCGCGTAAGCAAGCCCCAGCGTATAGAAGGAGCCCACCGCTCCGCCGGCCAGGGCGAACAGCCCAAGCAGAACATACGGGCTGCCGCCCGCGAAGAACGGAACGGCCAGGAAGGCTGCGCCTCCCAGCAGGCCGGAGACCATCAGCACCGGGCGGCGTCCCCACTTGTCGCTCCACATACCGAGCGGCAGCTGAAGCACCAGCGATCCGATCCCGAGCGCAGGCAGCAGGAGCGAGATCCAGGTGTCACTGAAGCCCGCACGAAGACCGTACACCGGGAAGTTGCTGTTCAGGGACGATTCCATGTAGCCGTACAGCAGCGACGTCAGCAGGGCGAACCAGGCCAGGCGGAACACGGCCGGATAGCCGGCCGATGCCCGCTCCCCCGCTTCCGCCGTCTGCGGAAAGCTGCTGCGGAGCCGCAGCACAAGCAGCAGCGACATGGCGGAGAGGACGGCGGCCGCAAGGAACGGCACACTCTGTCCGAAGATCAGCAGGTTAATGCCTAGCGGCCCGATGCTGAAGCCAACGCCGTAGGCCATGCCGTAGAGCGAGATATAGCGGCCGCGCCGGTCCGCCGGCGAGGATGAGACGATCCACAGCTGGGTGGCATAGTGCAGCCCGCTGTCCCCCGCCCCAACCGCAATGCGCAGCAGGAGC containing:
- a CDS encoding MFS transporter; the protein is MHPNKPNTADASIPLRHYLILITVVIVAGMNQGLLLPLLTLMLEQTGISSGVNGLNAAALYVGIFATMFWIEKPVRRFGYKPVIVTGMVIVCAALVLFPLFPHYWVWLLLRIAVGAGDSGLHYATQLWIVSSSPADRRGRYISLYGMAYGVGFSIGPLGINLLIFGQSVPFLAAAVLSAMSLLLVLRLRSSFPQTAEAGERASAGYPAVFRLAWFALLTSLLYGYMESSLNSNFPVYGLRAGFSDTWISLLLPALGIGSLVLQLPLGMWSDKWGRRPVLMVSGLLGGAAFLAVPFFAGGSPYVLLGLFALAGGAVGSFYTLGLAYAADVVPRAVLPRTNVIASVLFSAGSILGPNIGGFSMEYFSIHSMFYWLGGVFVLFALLGLLYRPAAAGASRQELPA